From Hyla sarda isolate aHylSar1 chromosome 5, aHylSar1.hap1, whole genome shotgun sequence, a single genomic window includes:
- the LOC130274242 gene encoding RNA-binding protein 12B-B-like has translation MSRTIRLEGLSVSVNPQDLRLYFRGLKIPEGGITIIGGKRGVAYVCFTTWEDALLATEFSGLPIKDSIVLVYPSSKAEMERSLIKYESAFFSRNGDHADRDLDRRDSAPPRASVYLRITITAGVTTTTSVRRYFAGLHIADILSIKDDHALRNGALVKFSTSTDASEGVRRHRNSKDVDVVWSNEREWVKHGGKAYYDGDNHSYSSRHDRRHHSRSPERSSRSPRRFRSPRHSRSPRHSRSPRHSRSPLKYSRTHHLYNTFPWWHSESSVSHSRSPRLRSRSPHTSSRSPRRRTRSPQNASNERDPIYDGEFHVHVTNLSYTTRKDDLRKWLFNLVDKDHIKFLYDEKGRRTRECFVTFKNEKDYKRVLRLHKVTFNGRLLFITSVSKPSMRNLLTGKEALFSHHHSKGKCLYLRNFPSHVTKRDVQKFFAGFSLNEEDISMLCDRQGFCLGEVLVSFSSEEELEKAEKLHRKKFKDKEIPLRRIPEDKLQSFLCANSVSLVPEDPYDCVTQEDDLVDEDDDQEKNTPEDGDQDDNMLDEDSGFHQTDNAHECVTQADDAQDDVSVDDGPDDTAVNEDGPDDKTVNKDDGPDDNTVNKDDGPDDKAVNEDDGPDKTAVNKDDGPDDTAVNEEDGPDDTAINEEDRPDDTAVNEEDRPDDTAVNEEDGPDDTAVNEEDGPDDTAVTEDDGPDDTAVHEDNAQSTVCGSDEINTHANNDKVNPEGAAFNDDGLWENVFCTK, from the coding sequence ATGTCACGAACCATCAGGTTAGAAGGTCTTTCAGTTTCTGTTAACCCACAAGACCTTCGATTATACTTTAGAGGATTGAAAATTCCAGAGGGCGGCATAACTATCATTGGTGGTAAACGTGGGGTGGCGTATGTTTGCTTCACAACATGGGAAGATGCACTTCTGGCTACTGAGTTTTCTGGTTTACCCATAAAGGATTCCATTGTTCTTGTCTATCCCAGCTCCAAGGCAGAAATGGAACGGTCCTTGATAAAGTATGAATCTGCTTTCTTTAGTAGAAATGGAGACCATGCGGATAGGGATTTGGATAGAAGAGACTCTGCACCTCCCAGAGCATCTGTGTATTTGCGTATTACAATTACTGCTGGAGTTACAACTACAACGTCTGTCAGAAGATACTTTGCAGGGCTCCATATTGCTGATATATTGTCCATTAAAGATGACCATGCATTAAGAAATGGTGCACTGGTAAAATTTTCTACTAGCACTGATGCCAGTGAGGGTGTGAGAAGACACAGAAATAGTAAGGATGTAGATGTTGTATGGTCTAATGAAAGAGAGTGGGTAAAGCATGGTGGCAAAGCTTACTATGATGGGGATAACCATTCCTATTCATCAAGGCATGATAGAAGACACCATTCAAGGTCTCCAGAAAGGAGTTCTAGGTCACCACGTCGTTTTAGGTCTCCACGGCACTCTAGATCTCCACGGCACTCTAGATCTCCACGGCATTCTAGATCTCCACTGAAATACTCACGAACTCACCATTTATATAATACGTTTCCATGGTGGCATTCTGAATCTTCTGTCAGTCATTCTAGGTCACCACGATTGCGTTCTCGATCTCCTCATACAAGCTCTAGGTCTCCACGAAGGCGTACAAGGTCTCCGCAAAATGCATCAAATGAGCGTGACCCAATATATGATGGAGAATTTCATGTGCATGTGACAAACCTGAGCTATACCACTAGAAAAGATGATTTGAGAAAGTGGCTTTTTAACCTTGTGGACAAAGATCACATTAAGTTTCTGTATGATGAGAAGGGTCGTAGGACAAGAGAATGCTTTGTCACATTCAAAAATGAAAAGGATTACAAACGAGTCCTCAGACTTCACAAAGTTACATTTAATGGGCGCCTTTTGTTCATAACTTCTGTCTCTAAACCAAGCATGAGAAATTTACTTACAGGCAAAGAGGCCTTATTCTCACATCATCATTCAAAGGGAAAATGCCTTTATCTAAGAAACTTTCCTTCCCATGTAACAAAAAGGGATGTCCAAAAGTTCTTTGCTGGCTTTTCCCTCAATGAAGAAGACATTTCAATGTTATGTGACAGACAAGGATTCTGCCTAGGGGAAGTATTGGTCAGCTTCTCATCTGAGGAAGAATTGGAGAAAGCTGAAAAACTGCACCGTAAAAAGTTCAAGGATAAGGAAATTCCACTAAGACGAATCCCAGAGGACAAGTTGCAAAGTTTCTTATGTGCAAATTCTGTAAGCCTTGTACCTGAAGATCCATATGATTGTGTAACACAGGAAGATGATTTAGTTGATGAGGATGATGACCAAGAAAAGAATACACCTGAGGACGGTGACCAGGATGACAACATGTTAGATGAGGATTCAGGTTTCCACCAGACTGATAATGCTCATGAATGTGTTACTCAGGCAGATGATGCACAAGATGATGTCTCTGTAGATGACGGACCAGATGATACTGCTGTCAATGAAGATGGACCAGATGATAAAACTGTCAATAAGGATGATGGACCAGATGATAACACTGTCAATAAGGATGATGGACCAGATGATAAAGCTGTCAATGAGGATGATGGACCGGATAAAACCGCTGTCAATAAGGATGACGGACCAGATGATACCGCTGtcaatgaagaggatggaccggatgATACCGCTATCAATGAAGAGGACAGACCGGATGATACCGCTGTCAATGAAGAGGACAGACCGGATGATACCGCTGTCAATGAAGAGGACGGACCGGATGATACCGCTGTCAATGAAGAGGACGGACCGGATGATACCGCTGTCACTGAAGATGACGGACCGGATGATACCGCTGTCCATGAAGATAATGCACAAAGTACCGTTTGCGGTTCAGATGAAATTAATACACATGCAAACAATGATAAAGTCAACCCAGAAGGAGCAGCCTTTAATGATGATGGACTGTGGGAGAATGTTTTTTGTACCAAATAA